A window of Diabrotica virgifera virgifera chromosome 9, PGI_DIABVI_V3a contains these coding sequences:
- the LOC126891576 gene encoding uncharacterized protein LOC126891576 — MSDQNKTKRMATKGALTRLTTYFRSIENNEIIDLVDLDMRLSKAEELLDVFNEVQLLIETDDPDCEENYDTIHAIERQTFEDRYFKIISDIKKLILSRRPTETSHSRSVNGSIAARPTNTSNIKLPPLNLATFDGSFDQFLFFRDSFNSIINDDTSLSNVQKFHYLRLSLRGIAADTIKSLQVCDANYDIAWSLLIERFENKQLLVNNHIKALFNLPLVTKESNQGLRQLLDNTQKHLRALEVLKRPTKHWDDLIIYLLTTKFDNSTRRSWESQNCKDNLPVLDDLLKFLKERCRILESLDNYNDNKQDQNPRRYKGNNNKSETRAFVSSTENRFKCNFCNKEHKIYYCPDFLKLNPTNRLNNAKRLRLCLNCLGTCHRTKDCRSTGCRKCGKIHHTLLHFENSQSSNSVSTENNSSQSSLPSNVPNTGLQSNESTSTSNFSSTHHISSSVHTAIKPYILLSTAVVNVFDKFGNSHKCRVLLDNGSQSNFISEKFCDILQLSKEKINTSISGINQLTHNINFRTSLTFKSDINNFSKKISCLILPNITSNLPYIQINRSQLNIPTKLLLADQNFEKPGPVDLLIGADTFWDILSVGQIKLGPGLPIIQKTTLDDLLTGCDTSEELREIKETISYLLSSYGFPLRKWTTNDSSLQRITLESVL; from the exons ATGTCAGACCAAAACAAAACAAAGAGAATGGCCACTAAAGGTGCTCTTACACGTTTAACAACATATTTTCGAAgtatagaaaataatgaaattatcgaCCTCGTAGATTTAGATATGCGATTATCCAAAGCCGAAgagcttttagatgtttttaaTGAGGTTCAGCTGCTTATTGAAACTGATGATCCTGACTGCGAGGAAAATTATGACACAATACATGCCATTGAAAGGCAGACTTTTGAGGacagatattttaaaataatatctgacatcaaaaaacttattttatctAGACGACCTACTGAAACGTCTCATTCACGTAGTGTCAATGGTTCAATAGCAGCTAGGCCTACAAATACAAGCAACATTAAGTTACCTCCATTGAATCTAGCTACATTTGATGGATCGTTTGATCAATTCCTCTTCTTTCGCGACAGTTTTAATTCTATTATTAATGATGATACTTCACTTTCCAATGTACAAAAGTTTCATTACTTACGTCTGTCATTACGTGGCATAGCTGCCGACACTATTAAATCTTTGCAAGTCTGCGATGCAAACTACGACATTGCTTGGAGTTTATTGATCGAAAGATTTGAAAATAAACAGTTACTTGTAAACAATCACATTAAAGCTCTCTTTAACCTACCACTAGTCACAAAAGAATCAAATCAAGGTCTCAGACAACTTCTAGACAATACACAAAAACATTTACGTGCTTTAGAAGTTTTAAAACGCCCCACTAAACACTGGGatgatttgattatttatttgttaacaacaAAATTTGATAACTCAACAAGACGCTCTTGGGAGTCACAAAATTGTAAAGACAACCTACCAGTTTTAGatgatttactaaaatttttaaaagaacgaTGTCGTATCTTAGAGTCATTAGACAACTACAATGATAATAAACAGGATCAAAATCCACGACGTTACAAAGGTAATAATAATAAGTCTGAAACAAGAGCCTTTGTTTCTAGCACAGAGAATAGGTTTAAATGCAACTTTTGTAATAAggaacataaaatatattattgtcCTGACTTCTTAAAACTAAATCCTACTAATAGGTTAAACAATGCAAAACGTCTACGTTTATGCCTTAATTGTCTTGGCACATGCCATCGTACTAAGGATTGTCGTTCTACTGGTTGTAGAAAATGTGGAAAGATCCATCACACTCTGTTACACTTCGAGAATTCACAATCCTCAAATTCAGTTTCCACAGAAAACAATTCTTCTCAATCTTCATTACCTTCCAATGTTCCAAACACTGGGCTGCAGTCAAATGAATCTACTTCTACCTCTAACTTCTCTTCAACACATCATATAAGCTCAAGTGTTCACACTGCTATTAAACCGTATATTCTACTCTCAACTGCTGTTGTTAACGTTTTTGACAAGTTCGGCAACTCACATAAATGCAGAGTACTCTTGGACAACGGAAGTCAATCCAACTTTATATCTGAGAAATTTTGTGATATTTTACAACTTTCAAAGGAAAAAATCAACACTTCGATCTCGGGAATTAATCAATTAACTCACAATATTAACTTCCGGACATCACTAACATTTAAATCAGATATTAACAATTTCTCGAAAAAAATATCTTGTCTAATTTTGCCCAACATAACAAGTAATTTACCTTACATACAGATCAATCGTTCCCAGCTCAATATTCCAACAAAATTACTTCTAGCTGACCAGAATTTTGAAAAACCTGGTCCAGTAGACCTTCTTATTGGAGCTGACACATTTTGGGATATTTTAAGCGTGGGACAAATCAAACTTGGTCCTGGGTTACCGATCATTCAAAAAACCACTCTTG ATGATCTATTAACTGGTTGTGACACATCGGAAGAACTCCGAGAAATCAAGGAAACTATTTCATATTTATTATCTTCCTACGGTTTTCCTCTGAGAAAATGGACTACCAATGATTCGTCTCTACAAAGGATTACTTTGGAATCCGTCTTGTGA